The Nitrospirota bacterium DNA segment TTGACTTTCGGATGGTTTGTGAGACCAAGGTAATTATTTGAACCGATCATAATCATCTTCTTCCCGCCGACTATCACCTCTGGATCCTGTGCAGACTCTATTCTTCTAAAGTATGGATAGACACCGGCAGCCATCACCTCTTTTGCTGTAGTAAACTTATAACACTTTTCAAAAATATCCATGATTAATTCCTCCAGAAATATAAATTACAACCAACCATTTTTTATATACCATTCAGCAGTCATCCTTATTCCTTCTTTAAGACTTACAGAGGGGGTATAATTCAGTTCAGCCCTTGCCCTTGATATATCACATATCCAGTAAGGCTGAATCATCTCACGCACCTTTCCCCTATTGATAAGGGCAGGCTTCTGGCTTATCCTATACCACTGTTCATATATAGATGCAATTCTATAAAGTAAGCCCTTTGAGACCCTGACCTTTAAGGGATTCTTGCCCACTGCCTCTGCTATCTTATTGGCAACCACTATTGAAGAATAAGCCATCCCATCAGAGACAAAATATATCCCACTGCTTTTATTGTTCTCAGCTGCAAGGATTATAGCCTCCACAAGATCCGCTACATAGCAGAGGCTAAGATATGTCTCTCCCCAGATAAATATTATACCCAATTTTGCCAATTTAAAAAAGAAATAAATATCTCTGTCTCTTGGACCATATACCGCAGATGGTCTTATAATAACAACAGGTAGTTTATCTTCCCATGACTTTACAGCCTTTTCACCGAGTAATTTACTTTCTCCATAATCGGTTATGGGATGAGGGTCTTCATCCTCTGTTAAGGGTTTACTGTTTGTCCCAGGTCCACATGCTGAAAGACTGCTTATGTAGACAAACTTTTTTATACCCTTGTTCTTTCGTGCTACTGTATCTATTATGTTTTGAGTCGCGTGATAATTTGCCCTGAGGTATTCATCCCTGCTCAGTGCCTTTGTGATACCTGCTGTGTGATATATGTAGTCAAATTTACCCAACACACCTTCAAGGCTCTCTTTATCAGAACAGTCGGC contains these protein-coding regions:
- a CDS encoding NAD-dependent epimerase/dehydratase family protein translates to MAKILVTGATGFIGSHLTERLVEADNDVTCLIRKTSNLKWIKGLNVKLIYADCSDKESLEGVLGKFDYIYHTAGITKALSRDEYLRANYHATQNIIDTVARKNKGIKKFVYISSLSACGPGTNSKPLTEDEDPHPITDYGESKLLGEKAVKSWEDKLPVVIIRPSAVYGPRDRDIYFFFKLAKLGIIFIWGETYLSLCYVADLVEAIILAAENNKSSGIYFVSDGMAYSSIVVANKIAEAVGKNPLKVRVSKGLLYRIASIYEQWYRISQKPALINRGKVREMIQPYWICDISRARAELNYTPSVSLKEGIRMTAEWYIKNGWL